A window of the Sporosarcina sp. FSL K6-2383 genome harbors these coding sequences:
- a CDS encoding shikimate kinase yields the protein MGVGKTTIGELVAKKLYRSFIDIDKEIEKEFGMTATDIFKIHGEDVFRDYEKKMIQSFCKQKLKIISIGGGAFMQPEVREACLTNCTVFYLDVSWNEWKERLDILINNRPILQSRNIDEIEELFHERQEAYSLNNSTLSVDDQSPEEVANHIVESLKLAWDLYEPH from the coding sequence ATGGGCGTTGGAAAAACAACGATTGGTGAACTCGTTGCGAAAAAATTATACCGCAGCTTTATAGACATTGATAAAGAAATCGAAAAAGAGTTTGGGATGACAGCGACAGATATTTTTAAGATACATGGTGAAGATGTATTCCGTGATTATGAAAAGAAGATGATTCAGTCTTTTTGCAAGCAAAAGTTAAAGATTATTTCTATTGGTGGTGGCGCTTTTATGCAGCCAGAAGTGCGAGAAGCTTGTCTTACAAACTGTACTGTCTTTTACCTCGATGTGTCATGGAATGAATGGAAAGAACGACTTGATATTTTGATTAACAACCGCCCTATCTTGCAAAGCCGTAATATTGATGAAATCGAAGAACTATTTCATGAGCGACAAGAAGCTTACTCACTTAATAATTCAACATTATCAGTGGATGATCAATCACCCGAAGAAGTCGCCAATCATATTGTTGAATCTTTAAAACTTGCTTGGGATCTTTACGAACCACACTAA
- a CDS encoding TRAP transporter large permease — translation MGPIILFASFMLFLILSVPVAISVGLSSAIMIFQDGMPPTVIIQRLFTTMDSFTLLAVPFFILAGGLMEKGGMSKRLVDFAYSLVASMTGGLGMVSILACMFFASISGSGVATVAAIGAIMIPAMVAKGYDKGFASSTVAAAGELGVVIPPSIPLILYGVAAGVSIQDLFFAGIIPGFMIGVTFMILVYFVSKVKKYSGEKRYSWKEKFISFKDAILALIMPVIILGGIYSGYFTPTESAVVACVYALIVGLFVYKELKWKDLPQIFYNCALTSSVVLIIIANAGLFGWILTSDGVPQAVATWFGGVSSNPIIFLLIINLLLFIVGMFFDSGAAILILAPILVPVAISYGIDPVHFGIVMIVNLAMGMITPPFGVNLFMVSQVANISMEKLLKYTVLFVLVMIANVLILSYIPSISTWLPQVFTK, via the coding sequence ATGGGTCCGATTATATTATTTGCCTCATTTATGTTGTTTTTAATCCTCAGTGTTCCCGTTGCAATATCTGTCGGATTATCGTCTGCAATTATGATTTTTCAAGATGGAATGCCGCCTACTGTCATTATTCAGCGGTTGTTTACAACGATGGATTCTTTTACATTATTAGCGGTTCCCTTTTTCATCCTTGCTGGAGGGTTGATGGAAAAAGGCGGTATGTCAAAACGTTTAGTCGATTTTGCGTACTCACTCGTTGCATCAATGACAGGTGGTCTAGGAATGGTTTCTATTTTAGCTTGTATGTTTTTTGCTTCAATCTCAGGCTCAGGTGTTGCAACCGTAGCGGCTATTGGTGCAATTATGATACCAGCGATGGTTGCCAAAGGGTATGATAAAGGTTTTGCATCGTCGACTGTCGCTGCGGCTGGCGAGTTAGGGGTTGTTATTCCTCCAAGTATACCGCTTATTTTATACGGTGTTGCTGCTGGCGTGTCGATTCAAGATCTGTTTTTTGCAGGAATTATTCCCGGTTTTATGATCGGGGTTACTTTTATGATCCTTGTCTATTTCGTATCTAAAGTGAAAAAATACTCAGGTGAAAAAAGGTATTCTTGGAAAGAAAAATTTATTTCGTTTAAAGATGCTATATTGGCATTGATTATGCCTGTCATCATATTGGGCGGGATTTATAGTGGATATTTTACCCCAACCGAATCAGCAGTTGTAGCTTGTGTGTACGCATTAATTGTGGGTTTGTTTGTTTACAAGGAGCTGAAGTGGAAAGACCTTCCACAGATTTTTTATAACTGTGCTTTAACGAGTTCGGTTGTATTAATAATTATTGCGAATGCGGGGCTATTTGGCTGGATTCTTACTAGTGACGGAGTTCCTCAAGCTGTAGCTACTTGGTTTGGTGGAGTTTCTAGTAATCCTATCATTTTCTTACTCATCATCAACCTATTGCTGTTCATCGTTGGAATGTTTTTTGACTCTGGAGCGGCAATCCTTATTCTTGCTCCAATTTTAGTTCCTGTTGCGATTTCTTATGGTATCGATCCAGTTCACTTTGGGATTGTGATGATTGTTAACTTAGCTATGGGAATGATCACACCACCATTTGGAGTTAATCTATTTATGGTAAGTCAAGTTGCCAATATTAGCATGGAAAAACTACTGAAATACACCGTACTTTTTGTGCTTGTGATGATTGCTAATGTCTTAATTTTGAGTTATATCCCTTCGATATCGACTTGGTTACCTCAGGTCTTTACGAAGTAA
- a CDS encoding hydroxymethylglutaryl-CoA lyase → MTTLVLPSKVTICEVAPRDGFQAENKWIPTEEKIRIVRSLANTGVRSMEITSFVHPRAIPQLKDAAEVVRGAEDLTNIKFRALVPNVKGAERAIDAGITKLKLMLSATDSHSLSNANSLVEDAQNGFTPIIELAEKNNVKVGGSISVAWGCPYEGKVPLERIISIVDRYTKMGIEEVSLADTTGMANPKQVYEYLGVLKNEFPKMEFSMHLHNTRGMALANAFAALQQGIVLFDSSIAGLGGCPYAPGASGNVATEDLVHAFEEMGIDTGMNLDSLIATAKEVKNYFGHDGGSYMLQAGPSSALSPRVKAQEKLES, encoded by the coding sequence ATGACAACATTAGTATTACCATCAAAAGTGACTATCTGTGAAGTAGCGCCGCGTGATGGCTTCCAGGCGGAAAACAAATGGATTCCAACAGAGGAAAAAATAAGAATCGTCCGTTCACTTGCTAATACAGGGGTACGGTCAATGGAAATTACCTCTTTTGTTCATCCAAGAGCAATCCCACAATTAAAAGATGCAGCAGAAGTTGTACGAGGAGCAGAAGATTTAACGAATATAAAATTCCGTGCACTTGTTCCAAATGTCAAAGGTGCGGAGCGGGCGATCGATGCGGGCATTACAAAATTAAAGCTCATGCTTTCCGCAACGGATTCTCATAGCCTTTCGAACGCCAATAGTCTTGTTGAAGATGCACAAAATGGTTTTACTCCAATTATTGAACTAGCAGAGAAAAACAATGTAAAAGTAGGCGGCTCAATTTCAGTTGCATGGGGCTGTCCATATGAAGGGAAAGTACCGTTAGAGCGCATTATATCTATAGTGGATCGATACACTAAAATGGGTATAGAGGAAGTATCGCTCGCAGATACAACAGGTATGGCAAATCCGAAGCAGGTTTATGAATACCTCGGCGTATTAAAAAATGAGTTTCCGAAAATGGAATTTTCAATGCACTTACACAATACGAGAGGAATGGCGCTTGCCAATGCTTTTGCAGCACTTCAACAAGGCATTGTACTCTTCGATAGCTCTATCGCAGGTCTCGGCGGCTGTCCGTACGCACCGGGGGCGAGTGGAAATGTAGCGACAGAAGATCTCGTGCATGCGTTTGAAGAAATGGGTATTGATACGGGAATGAATCTTGACAGTCTAATTGCAACGGCCAAAGAAGTGAAAAATTACTTTGGACATGATGGTGGTAGCTATATGCTTCAGGCAGGACCAAGTTCAGCCTTGAGCCCCAGGGTAAAGGCTCAGGAAAAATTGGAATCATAA
- a CDS encoding thiamine pyrophosphate-binding protein, whose translation MQELISRQLVKYLENRGVEHIFGLCGHTNIAVLSELEKSSIKFVNVRHEQVAAHAADGYARAKKQTAVVLSHVGPGLTNAATGVANAALDCTPMVVIAGDIPSHYYGKHPHQEINLHADATQYEIYRPFVKRAWRVDSDHLFPEILEKAFQLAESGTPGPVLVSVPMDIFSKEIDTALFDRQKHHTKTLQKPSIDEVTAEKIIRTLLDAKNPVIYAGGGVLIADAAKELAEFVNHFDFPVAHSLMGKGAVADDNPLVLGMTGFWGTEFINQKTREADYILGLGTRFAEADSSSWENEFTFDFPTTKLIQIDIEASEIGRNYPVEIGAVADLKQALTVLNRVAKRIAPEGRQNEELKQEIATNKKEFKASNKPFVEDNCFPMQPQRILADVRDVLPRDAFITTDVGWNKNGVGQQFDILEPGTILTPGGFATMGFGAPAALGVKIAQPDRVVVSLVGDGGFGQNPALLATAAEENIPVIWVVMNNSAYGTIAGLQKAHYDTTLGTLFMKDGESYSPDFAAIARAYGIEGIKIKKAEEFKPALEQAIAANKPVVIDVAMLNNPVPTAGHWNIMDIYSPGEKVHHVSTN comes from the coding sequence ATGCAAGAATTAATTTCGCGTCAATTAGTAAAATACCTTGAAAATCGTGGGGTTGAACATATTTTCGGTCTTTGTGGTCATACGAATATCGCTGTTCTTTCCGAGTTGGAGAAAAGTTCTATTAAATTTGTCAACGTTCGCCATGAACAAGTCGCAGCGCATGCGGCTGATGGCTATGCTCGTGCTAAAAAACAAACGGCTGTTGTCCTAAGTCACGTTGGCCCGGGGTTGACGAATGCGGCGACGGGTGTTGCTAACGCGGCACTGGACTGTACACCGATGGTCGTTATCGCAGGAGATATTCCGAGTCATTACTACGGAAAACATCCGCACCAAGAAATAAACTTGCATGCGGATGCGACACAATATGAAATTTATCGTCCATTTGTCAAACGTGCTTGGCGTGTAGATAGCGACCACCTATTCCCAGAAATTTTGGAGAAGGCGTTTCAGCTGGCTGAAAGTGGAACGCCAGGTCCTGTTCTTGTTTCTGTCCCGATGGATATCTTCTCCAAGGAGATTGACACGGCCTTGTTTGACAGACAAAAACACCATACAAAAACACTTCAAAAGCCATCGATTGATGAGGTAACGGCTGAAAAAATAATACGTACACTGTTGGATGCAAAAAATCCAGTTATCTATGCAGGCGGTGGGGTGTTAATCGCAGATGCGGCGAAAGAACTTGCTGAATTCGTCAATCATTTTGATTTTCCAGTTGCGCATTCGTTGATGGGCAAAGGGGCAGTTGCGGATGATAATCCACTTGTCTTAGGGATGACGGGCTTCTGGGGAACTGAATTTATCAATCAAAAAACACGTGAAGCCGACTATATTTTGGGGCTTGGCACGCGTTTTGCAGAAGCAGACAGCAGCTCCTGGGAAAATGAATTTACATTTGATTTCCCAACGACGAAATTGATTCAGATTGATATTGAAGCCAGTGAAATTGGTCGCAACTATCCGGTTGAAATCGGTGCGGTCGCTGATTTAAAGCAAGCGCTTACTGTTTTGAATCGGGTAGCGAAGAGAATCGCTCCAGAAGGTCGTCAGAATGAAGAATTGAAGCAAGAAATTGCCACAAACAAAAAAGAATTTAAAGCAAGCAACAAACCATTTGTAGAGGACAACTGCTTCCCAATGCAGCCGCAGCGTATTCTCGCTGATGTGCGCGATGTCTTGCCACGCGATGCCTTCATTACAACGGATGTAGGCTGGAACAAAAATGGTGTCGGTCAACAATTCGATATTTTAGAACCGGGGACGATTTTAACACCGGGTGGATTCGCAACGATGGGCTTTGGCGCACCTGCTGCCCTTGGCGTGAAAATCGCACAGCCAGATCGCGTAGTTGTTTCCCTTGTAGGGGATGGGGGCTTTGGTCAAAATCCCGCACTGCTTGCGACAGCGGCTGAAGAAAATATTCCGGTGATCTGGGTAGTTATGAATAACTCCGCGTACGGAACGATTGCGGGTCTGCAAAAAGCGCATTACGATACAACGCTGGGTACATTGTTCATGAAAGACGGCGAGTCGTACTCACCTGACTTCGCAGCGATTGCGCGCGCATACGGTATCGAGGGCATTAAAATCAAAAAAGCAGAGGAATTCAAGCCAGCGCTTGAACAGGCAATCGCCGCAAACAAACCGGTTGTGATCGACGTTGCCATGTTAAATAATCCAGTACCGACCGCAGGTCATTGGAATATCATGGACATTTATTCACCTGGGGAAAAAGTGCATCATGTGTCTACAAACTAA
- a CDS encoding sugar phosphate isomerase/epimerase, translating into MTNLFSLAQLTVLECAPPEMTYLAARAGYDFVSFRPIYMGLPGEPNYALAENKSMMDRTKTALAETGIKLLDIELARIYDGVDPKNYVPAMEVAAELGGRHVLSSIWTDDRNFAIERFAELCELAKPFGLTVELEYVPIASVNKLKDTIDVLHTANQKNAGLMLDIHHFHRAGDKVEDLDAVPREWFRYLHLCDAPAEIPLDKVEMTRILREDRSYVGEGGIDVASIVNRIPQIPYSIELPNIRRVQELGYEEFAKRCLQSAKDYLDLHPRMDQDASDVCESI; encoded by the coding sequence ATGACAAACTTATTTTCATTGGCCCAGCTTACAGTACTCGAATGTGCGCCGCCTGAAATGACTTATCTTGCAGCACGAGCAGGTTATGATTTCGTCAGTTTTCGACCCATTTATATGGGTCTACCAGGTGAGCCTAACTACGCATTAGCTGAAAATAAGAGTATGATGGATCGCACAAAAACTGCGTTGGCAGAGACAGGAATAAAGTTGCTTGACATTGAGCTCGCACGTATCTATGATGGCGTCGACCCGAAAAATTACGTTCCTGCCATGGAAGTTGCAGCGGAGCTCGGTGGACGTCATGTGCTTAGTAGTATTTGGACGGATGACCGAAATTTTGCGATTGAGCGTTTTGCTGAACTGTGTGAGCTTGCTAAGCCATTCGGACTAACTGTTGAACTGGAGTATGTTCCGATTGCCAGTGTCAATAAGCTTAAAGATACGATCGATGTGTTGCACACGGCTAATCAGAAAAATGCCGGTCTTATGCTTGATATTCATCATTTCCATCGTGCGGGGGATAAGGTTGAAGATTTGGATGCAGTTCCGCGTGAATGGTTTCGCTATCTTCATCTTTGTGATGCTCCTGCAGAAATCCCGTTAGATAAAGTAGAAATGACACGGATTCTTCGTGAAGATCGTTCTTATGTTGGCGAGGGTGGCATCGATGTGGCAAGTATCGTAAACCGAATTCCACAGATCCCATATTCAATTGAACTACCGAATATTAGGCGTGTTCAAGAATTGGGCTATGAAGAATTTGCTAAACGCTGTTTGCAATCGGCTAAAGATTATCTTGATCTCCACCCACGTATGGATCAAGATGCGTCCGATGTGTGTGAGTCGATCTAA
- a CDS encoding aldehyde dehydrogenase family protein: MTEQGVLKQARPYVNGEWLVDGREKLQVKSPFTGEVIGEQYLATMEDVEKALQSAFESKKEIGAIPAYKRANILKRAAELLHEQRESFAKLISLELGKPLKNTLDEVARSVETLQLSGEEAKRLTGESIPGDASERGTNAIAMTFRVPVGVIAAITPFNSPLNLVCHKIGPAFAAGNAVVLKPAPQTSLIATALLKLLLEAGFPEIAVNMVLGGVEVGQEIVKDDRVNVISFTGGTVASRNICKLAGMKKVLLELGGNAATIVHEDADLARAALMCARTGFSNSGQSCISVQRIYVHQAVVLKFKELLKDEVAKLIVGDPLSPETDVGTLVDEKAAGRIIDWIDQSVKAGAELVFGGKQNGANVQPTILFNPPKTTNVVCQEVFGPIVSILPYEDIDEAIAEANDSEFGLQAGIFTNRLDLAYKAAHALEVGGVVINGTSNYRLDHWPYGGVKNSGIGREGPRFAIEDMTETKMIVLQLS; the protein is encoded by the coding sequence ATGACAGAGCAAGGAGTACTTAAACAAGCAAGACCATATGTTAATGGAGAGTGGCTAGTAGACGGGCGTGAAAAATTACAGGTGAAAAGTCCATTTACTGGAGAGGTGATTGGTGAACAGTATTTAGCTACGATGGAAGACGTAGAAAAAGCTCTTCAATCTGCTTTTGAATCAAAAAAAGAAATTGGAGCAATTCCGGCTTACAAACGTGCAAATATTTTAAAGAGGGCAGCTGAACTTCTTCATGAGCAAAGAGAATCGTTTGCGAAACTTATTTCATTGGAACTTGGGAAGCCACTAAAAAACACGTTAGATGAAGTAGCACGATCTGTTGAAACATTACAGTTGTCAGGGGAAGAAGCAAAACGGCTGACAGGAGAGAGTATCCCAGGTGATGCATCAGAACGGGGCACAAATGCAATTGCGATGACATTTCGTGTTCCAGTAGGGGTGATCGCTGCAATTACACCGTTTAATTCACCGCTGAATCTTGTTTGCCATAAAATAGGTCCTGCATTTGCGGCAGGTAATGCAGTTGTCTTAAAACCAGCACCTCAGACATCGCTTATTGCAACTGCTTTATTAAAACTTCTTCTTGAAGCAGGGTTTCCTGAAATTGCAGTAAATATGGTCCTTGGTGGTGTTGAGGTTGGTCAAGAAATTGTGAAAGACGACCGTGTAAACGTCATTTCATTTACTGGTGGAACCGTGGCGAGCCGGAATATTTGTAAACTTGCAGGCATGAAAAAAGTATTGCTTGAACTTGGCGGCAATGCAGCAACAATCGTTCATGAAGATGCGGATCTAGCACGCGCAGCTCTAATGTGTGCACGAACAGGATTTAGTAATTCAGGTCAGAGTTGTATTTCGGTTCAAAGAATTTACGTTCATCAAGCTGTAGTTTTAAAATTTAAAGAACTATTAAAGGATGAAGTGGCAAAATTGATAGTTGGTGATCCACTTTCCCCGGAGACCGACGTCGGAACACTCGTAGATGAAAAAGCAGCAGGGAGGATCATTGATTGGATCGACCAATCTGTTAAAGCGGGCGCAGAACTCGTATTTGGTGGAAAACAAAATGGTGCAAATGTGCAGCCAACGATTTTATTTAATCCACCTAAAACAACAAATGTCGTATGCCAAGAAGTATTTGGACCGATTGTAAGCATCTTGCCTTATGAAGATATTGATGAAGCGATTGCTGAAGCAAATGATTCAGAATTTGGTCTTCAGGCAGGTATTTTTACAAATCGACTCGATCTAGCTTATAAAGCAGCTCATGCACTCGAAGTTGGTGGTGTTGTCATTAACGGAACTTCGAACTATCGTCTTGATCACTGGCCGTATGGTGGAGTGAAAAACAGTGGAATTGGTCGTGAAGGTCCACGCTTTGCAATTGAAGATATGACTGAGACAAAAATGATTGTACTGCAGCTTTCATAA
- a CDS encoding TRAP transporter substrate-binding protein produces the protein MKKIIYGVLLLLVLALAACAGESTSNEDAKPEETKSTDSSKSAEKETEKPTEKSVIMKIGSTDKEHVAMGKAMYKFKEIVEAETNGSITVEVFPDSQLGGERDIIEGVQLGTIQGGPIGAAVMSNFSPRFNLWSLPFTFPTREDSHRILDGPLGQEVLADLDDIGMIGLNFWESGIRNLTNNDGEIKSPDDLANLKIRTLENQIQLDVWTELGAIPTPIAFPELFTSLQQGIVDGQENPFSVIAEANMYEVQKYVTETQHLIGVNPFIVNKKWFEDLTEDQQAAIRKATDEAQAFQREEKAIEDAKYKDLLIEKGMTITTLSPEERQVWADKIIPVYDKHKKEIGEDLVNRLLEEAKK, from the coding sequence ATGAAGAAAATTATTTATGGTGTTCTGTTGTTATTGGTTCTTGCTCTAGCTGCGTGTGCGGGAGAATCGACCTCAAATGAGGATGCAAAGCCTGAAGAAACAAAGTCTACAGACAGCAGTAAAAGTGCAGAAAAAGAAACGGAAAAACCGACAGAAAAATCAGTAATAATGAAAATTGGATCTACAGACAAAGAGCATGTTGCTATGGGTAAAGCGATGTACAAGTTTAAAGAAATTGTAGAAGCAGAAACAAATGGATCTATCACTGTTGAGGTTTTTCCAGACAGTCAATTAGGTGGGGAACGAGATATTATTGAAGGTGTACAACTAGGTACGATCCAAGGTGGACCGATTGGAGCGGCAGTAATGTCAAACTTCTCTCCTCGATTCAATCTGTGGTCTTTACCATTTACATTCCCGACTAGAGAAGATTCCCATAGAATACTAGATGGTCCTTTAGGTCAAGAAGTATTAGCCGATCTGGATGATATCGGCATGATAGGTTTAAACTTCTGGGAGAGTGGTATTCGAAATTTAACGAATAACGATGGTGAGATTAAATCACCAGATGACCTCGCAAACTTGAAAATTAGGACATTGGAAAATCAAATTCAGCTAGATGTATGGACAGAACTTGGTGCAATTCCTACACCGATCGCATTTCCAGAACTATTTACTTCATTACAACAAGGTATTGTTGATGGACAAGAAAATCCATTTAGTGTAATCGCAGAAGCAAATATGTACGAAGTTCAAAAGTATGTAACAGAAACTCAACATTTAATTGGTGTAAATCCATTTATTGTGAATAAGAAATGGTTTGAAGATCTGACAGAAGACCAACAAGCTGCAATCAGAAAAGCGACCGATGAAGCACAGGCGTTCCAAAGAGAAGAAAAGGCGATAGAAGATGCTAAATATAAAGATCTTCTCATTGAAAAAGGTATGACGATCACTACATTATCTCCGGAAGAAAGACAAGTATGGGCAGATAAAATAATACCTGTCTATGATAAACATAAGAAAGAGATTGGTGAAGACTTAGTCAACAGGTTATTAGAAGAAGCGAAGAAATAA
- a CDS encoding TRAP transporter small permease — translation MKTFILIMDKINLVLKFLLGTFLAVALIILTWQIIARAVFNSPLSWSSELLRYLLVWMTFVGAGLAIRYQKLIRLEFLFTLFKFPPKIEKGIRGFAAILSIVFCVIILMYSIQILEIVHMQKSAAMHLPMSIPYLAIPFGSLIMLFNTLVAWFEGEWDTEGGEQI, via the coding sequence TTGAAAACATTTATACTTATTATGGATAAGATAAATCTAGTGTTAAAATTTCTTCTTGGAACTTTTTTAGCTGTAGCTCTGATTATTCTTACTTGGCAAATAATTGCTCGAGCTGTCTTTAATAGCCCACTCAGTTGGTCGTCTGAACTATTAAGATATTTATTGGTTTGGATGACGTTTGTTGGGGCTGGTTTAGCGATTAGGTATCAAAAGTTAATTCGTCTTGAATTCTTATTTACATTGTTCAAATTCCCTCCGAAAATCGAAAAGGGAATCAGAGGATTTGCGGCTATTTTGTCAATAGTGTTCTGCGTCATTATTTTGATGTACAGTATACAAATATTAGAAATTGTACATATGCAAAAATCAGCGGCCATGCATTTACCGATGTCTATCCCATATTTAGCGATTCCGTTTGGTAGTTTAATTATGCTGTTTAATACCTTGGTTGCTTGGTTCGAAGGAGAATGGGATACAGAAGGAGGGGAACAAATCTAA
- a CDS encoding alcohol dehydrogenase catalytic domain-containing protein produces the protein MLELVVKKPLEIEIRNVELVQISHNDEVKIQVNYGGICGSDLSFLKGKFAHAVYPLRPGHELVGTIIESGESSKYKIGTRVVVLPNTFCDECEMCKQGRTNICRNKKSLGINMDGGFAEEFVISSKFVLPIPDDLADEKAVLIEPFAVVVSAFKKVEITKGTSVAIIGGGTIGMLAASLAYRLGAQVTVIDINPKKHEIVRRIGEIRAVYPEELTNETFDIVVEAAGVKASVEQGIQLMKPGGAMVVIGLAPEANIPFIQVVRNDQTIFGSIIYSFPDDYLQTIAYLRDPDLNVEPIVSMVLPFIEYKQAYENALTGNFGKIILKFENTQRKY, from the coding sequence ATGTTAGAGTTGGTTGTGAAAAAGCCATTGGAGATTGAAATAAGAAACGTTGAATTGGTCCAAATTTCACACAATGATGAAGTAAAGATCCAGGTAAACTATGGTGGTATTTGTGGATCTGATCTTAGTTTTTTGAAAGGAAAGTTTGCACATGCTGTTTATCCATTGCGACCGGGACATGAATTGGTCGGCACGATTATTGAAAGTGGCGAGAGTTCCAAATACAAAATAGGAACCCGAGTGGTCGTTTTACCGAATACATTCTGTGATGAGTGTGAAATGTGCAAGCAAGGGCGTACAAATATTTGTCGAAATAAGAAATCCTTAGGTATCAATATGGATGGCGGATTTGCAGAGGAATTTGTAATATCATCCAAGTTTGTCCTGCCAATTCCCGACGATTTGGCTGATGAAAAAGCAGTTTTAATTGAACCGTTTGCAGTTGTTGTAAGTGCATTTAAAAAGGTTGAGATCACAAAAGGTACATCAGTTGCAATAATTGGTGGCGGTACGATAGGTATGTTAGCAGCTTCATTAGCTTATCGTTTAGGAGCACAAGTTACTGTGATTGACATCAATCCTAAGAAGCATGAAATAGTCAGGAGAATTGGAGAGATTAGGGCAGTCTATCCCGAAGAGTTAACAAATGAAACATTTGATATAGTCGTTGAAGCAGCGGGGGTAAAAGCTTCTGTTGAACAAGGTATCCAATTGATGAAACCTGGCGGTGCAATGGTTGTAATTGGTCTTGCACCAGAAGCCAATATACCATTCATACAAGTAGTTCGAAACGATCAAACTATTTTCGGGTCAATTATTTATAGCTTCCCAGATGATTATCTACAAACAATTGCCTATTTGAGGGATCCCGATTTGAACGTAGAACCAATTGTATCCATGGTTTTGCCTTTTATAGAATACAAACAAGCATATGAAAATGCCTTGACTGGTAACTTTGGAAAAATTATCTTAAAATTCGAAAATACTCAACGTAAATACTAA
- a CDS encoding Gfo/Idh/MocA family oxidoreductase: MKTVTVALVGAGYAAHLHGRGYSKVHGVNIRLKTIVDLDMVRAEEIAKAYGFEQITADFNEVLSDQEIDVIDIVTPPHLHLKFALEALKAGKHVICEKPLTGYFGEEDDEKPIGHNVSKAKMYESVLREIEEAKKIIASNKKMFMYAENYIYSPNILKAAEIIRSKKSKLLFMKGEESIRGSSSAVAGIWEKTGGGALIRLGCHPISGVLWLKQVEADARNEEISVVSVSADTGNIITSLTDYDKRHLTGKPIDVEDFANVTITFSDGTKAVVMSSDHVLGGTKNYIEIYANDGVLMCNITPTDNLQTYFLDQEGLEDVYISEMLEEKTGWNNVFVAEEILRGYTYELQDFMECIVEDRQPLSGIDLAYETIKVVYAAYFSASEGRRIHFEEN; encoded by the coding sequence ATGAAAACTGTTACGGTAGCTTTGGTAGGTGCGGGTTATGCGGCTCATTTACACGGTAGAGGATATTCAAAGGTACATGGTGTCAATATAAGATTAAAAACAATCGTCGATTTGGATATGGTTAGAGCAGAAGAAATTGCAAAGGCATACGGATTTGAGCAAATAACTGCTGATTTTAATGAAGTGTTAAGTGACCAGGAAATTGATGTGATAGATATCGTGACACCCCCTCATCTACATCTGAAATTTGCACTAGAAGCATTAAAAGCTGGAAAACATGTCATTTGTGAAAAACCATTAACGGGTTATTTTGGTGAGGAAGATGATGAAAAACCAATTGGCCATAATGTTTCTAAGGCTAAAATGTATGAATCAGTTTTAAGGGAAATTGAAGAGGCAAAAAAAATTATTGCTTCGAACAAAAAAATGTTTATGTATGCAGAAAACTATATTTATTCGCCAAATATTTTAAAGGCTGCTGAAATCATCCGAAGCAAAAAGAGCAAACTGTTGTTTATGAAGGGTGAAGAAAGTATTAGAGGCTCTAGTTCAGCGGTAGCAGGTATATGGGAAAAAACAGGTGGTGGTGCACTCATTCGATTAGGATGCCATCCGATTTCCGGAGTACTATGGCTAAAGCAAGTAGAGGCGGATGCTAGAAATGAAGAAATTTCAGTGGTCAGTGTCTCGGCGGATACGGGGAACATCATTACGTCATTAACAGATTACGACAAAAGGCATCTAACGGGTAAACCAATCGATGTAGAAGATTTCGCGAATGTGACGATCACTTTTTCGGATGGAACAAAAGCTGTTGTCATGTCAAGTGATCATGTGTTAGGAGGGACCAAAAATTATATAGAGATCTATGCGAATGACGGTGTATTGATGTGCAATATTACACCTACAGATAATTTACAAACTTATTTTTTGGATCAAGAAGGTCTAGAGGATGTTTACATATCTGAGATGCTGGAAGAAAAGACGGGATGGAATAATGTCTTTGTTGCTGAGGAGATTTTGCGGGGGTACACCTATGAACTGCAAGATTTTATGGAATGTATTGTTGAGGATAGACAACCACTATCAGGTATTGATTTAGCCTATGAAACAATCAAAGTAGTATACGCGGCATATTTTTCGGCAAGTGAAGGCAGAAGAATTCATTTCGAAGAGAACTAA